From a region of the Mesotoga sp. Brook.08.105.5.1 genome:
- a CDS encoding vWA domain-containing protein, with protein MKRIGFLFLLFSLLLTPTAYSRTLEFKSWQIWDFSYNGIHQVCCSVSAKDGDVPVTGLSIEDFAITETLVDEFGNVLSKAEIAPYQREDQFGGIGFWERSVSSSKIDLVFLIDKTGSMAGQIESIKSELKEFVNRLEDDSCDFRVAVLLFEASSLEEPGRKSPDHPFHGVMERDELLLAIEEIETAGEWHINTWSYDAILFGSQLDFREDARAVIVVITDTLPETVYGPFWYFSGGSVATKRAVEIALEERGIELEYFQPEESALAHMENYDRLINPALSESNFNYLAGAVSLGWPFKQDLIEVDALPVSESIYYLSWESALDEITKYYRKQGFEVEVNVRRGDEQVSFKYSPFFDEEGYLQSSEDYHLPVFDEEGSALPDKVVEMDLLRELGDLKAFSDSNWNYVARDGVLQLRSVDPGEYLYRLYGYGRSSYSYSTLRLRGSGEISFVQGEVFPDSVVAQTGDAFLESVKIRGLMEEFVGNKIAVNESKEFAEKSLHWIEGIASDGLNLREMEAMKRFYVSVGAFLNGTAYAAIESERVENELLEMVRDTRRIVEHAEEVADMISSAKNIILSTASIIADIISGNWSGVAQQISIEALLDEFVSYVKNDLLDDVLEAVKNKLRAYLSDPSKAEELLSLIKGDMVGWVKGGEDSDEGSVRDEIRQVVYTDLTYRNFTKPVIRELEESLAGAARLASLPISDLDLYAACWSMNRDFANMRTEVMDPLQDWSFMVLGEHKRIDNWETILEIFEETVPLIVELLRLMEYKNPVLGDIAEKLSKLSYVLDAVGLLTLACEISLKADQLTTMAGKLDRVNDYLFPEDGY; from the coding sequence ATGAAAAGGATAGGGTTCCTATTTCTGTTATTCTCTCTTCTCTTAACCCCAACTGCTTATTCGAGAACACTTGAATTCAAAAGCTGGCAAATATGGGATTTCAGCTACAACGGCATTCATCAGGTTTGTTGCTCTGTCAGCGCCAAAGACGGCGATGTTCCGGTTACGGGACTCTCAATCGAAGACTTCGCAATAACCGAGACTCTCGTTGACGAGTTTGGGAATGTCTTGTCAAAGGCCGAAATTGCTCCGTATCAGAGAGAAGACCAGTTTGGTGGCATCGGATTCTGGGAAAGATCAGTATCTTCCTCGAAAATCGACCTGGTCTTCCTGATCGATAAGACGGGCTCAATGGCGGGTCAAATCGAGTCGATCAAGTCAGAACTGAAGGAATTCGTGAATCGACTCGAAGACGATTCATGTGATTTCAGGGTGGCGGTTTTGCTCTTTGAAGCATCGTCACTGGAAGAGCCTGGAAGAAAATCACCGGACCATCCGTTCCATGGAGTTATGGAAAGGGACGAACTCCTTCTCGCTATCGAGGAAATCGAAACGGCCGGCGAATGGCACATAAACACCTGGAGTTATGACGCAATACTCTTTGGCAGTCAGCTTGACTTCAGAGAAGACGCAAGGGCAGTTATCGTTGTGATTACTGATACTCTCCCAGAGACAGTTTACGGACCGTTCTGGTACTTTTCCGGAGGTAGTGTCGCCACGAAAAGGGCCGTAGAAATCGCGCTGGAGGAAAGGGGCATTGAGCTGGAATACTTCCAGCCCGAGGAGTCTGCTCTGGCTCACATGGAGAATTATGACAGGCTCATAAATCCCGCGTTGAGCGAATCGAATTTCAACTATCTGGCAGGAGCCGTTTCTCTGGGCTGGCCATTCAAACAGGATCTCATCGAAGTCGATGCGCTGCCCGTTTCTGAATCGATTTACTACCTCTCCTGGGAATCCGCTCTTGATGAGATCACAAAGTACTATCGGAAACAAGGGTTCGAAGTTGAAGTGAACGTGAGAAGGGGTGATGAGCAAGTCTCATTCAAGTACTCGCCGTTTTTCGATGAAGAAGGCTATCTGCAGAGTTCAGAGGACTACCACCTTCCTGTTTTCGATGAAGAGGGTAGTGCGTTGCCCGACAAAGTCGTGGAAATGGACTTGCTGAGAGAGTTGGGTGATCTGAAAGCATTCAGCGATTCCAACTGGAACTATGTTGCGAGAGATGGAGTTCTGCAATTGCGGTCGGTTGATCCGGGAGAGTACCTCTATAGACTCTATGGATATGGAAGAAGCTCTTACAGCTATTCAACACTTCGACTGAGAGGCTCAGGAGAGATTTCATTCGTTCAGGGAGAAGTGTTTCCGGATTCCGTTGTTGCCCAGACTGGCGACGCATTTCTCGAATCAGTGAAGATTAGAGGCCTCATGGAGGAGTTTGTCGGCAATAAGATCGCTGTAAATGAATCCAAAGAGTTTGCCGAAAAGTCGTTGCATTGGATAGAGGGGATCGCTTCTGACGGATTGAACCTCAGGGAAATGGAAGCTATGAAGAGATTCTATGTATCGGTAGGGGCATTTCTCAATGGAACGGCCTATGCGGCAATTGAATCGGAGAGAGTAGAAAATGAGCTGCTGGAAATGGTCCGAGATACGAGAAGAATAGTAGAGCATGCCGAAGAAGTCGCTGACATGATTTCTTCTGCAAAGAACATAATACTCTCCACCGCTTCGATTATCGCCGACATTATCTCGGGTAACTGGAGCGGCGTGGCACAGCAGATATCAATCGAAGCACTACTGGATGAGTTCGTAAGTTATGTGAAGAACGACCTGCTCGACGATGTGCTTGAAGCTGTGAAGAATAAGCTTAGGGCCTATCTTTCCGATCCTTCAAAGGCCGAGGAGCTTCTGAGTCTAATAAAGGGCGACATGGTCGGATGGGTAAAAGGCGGCGAAGACTCGGATGAGGGCAGCGTCAGAGATGAAATCCGGCAGGTCGTTTACACCGACCTTACTTACCGCAATTTCACAAAACCAGTGATCAGAGAGCTTGAGGAGTCGCTGGCGGGAGCAGCGCGTCTGGCTTCATTGCCAATTTCAGATCTCGATCTCTACGCTGCTTGCTGGAGTATGAACAGGGATTTCGCGAACATGAGAACCGAAGTGATGGATCCTCTGCAAGACTGGTCTTTCATGGTTCTCGGAGAACACAAGAGAATCGACAACTGGGAAACGATCCTCGAGATCTTCGAAGAGACGGTTCCTCTGATTGTGGAGCTTCTGAGGCTCATGGAGTACAAAAACCCCGTTCTTGGCGATATTGCAGAGAAGCTTTCGAAGCTCTCGTATGTCCTGGATGCAGTCGGCCTCCTTACTCTAGCATGTGAAATATCATTGAAGGCCGATCAGCTTACAACGATGGCAGGGAAGCTAGATAGGGTCAACGACTATCTATTTCCCGAAGACGGTTACTAG
- a CDS encoding ABC transporter transmembrane domain-containing protein produces MIIPLVTYLTFAIMKRVLPLFSRVQQEMDNVNTRIRDNLSGIRVVKSLASAEFESSKFNGANESYTATAMKAARTMVIIMPLLSLILNLGIVAVIWFGGIQVEAGGMQTGQIMAFVNYLGRMLMSMMIGMMLIFVSRAQASAKRVQKFLTKRKKRT; encoded by the coding sequence GTGATAATCCCTCTTGTCACATATCTTACTTTCGCCATTATGAAGAGAGTGTTGCCTCTTTTCTCTCGAGTGCAGCAGGAAATGGACAACGTGAACACTCGTATAAGAGACAACTTGTCTGGAATAAGGGTCGTGAAGTCTCTCGCCTCTGCCGAGTTCGAGTCAAGCAAGTTCAACGGCGCAAATGAAAGCTACACCGCAACTGCAATGAAGGCGGCGAGAACCATGGTGATTATCATGCCGCTTCTCTCACTCATACTGAATCTCGGCATAGTTGCCGTGATATGGTTCGGCGGAATTCAGGTGGAAGCCGGAGGAATGCAGACCGGTCAGATAATGGCTTTTGTAAACTACCTGGGCAGAATGCTTATGTCGATGATGATAGGCATGATGTTGATCTTTGTTTCGAGAGCTCAGGCCTCTGCAAAAAGAGTCCAGAAGTTCTTGACGAAACGGAAGAAGAGGACGTAA